A genome region from Drosophila simulans strain w501 chromosome 2R, Prin_Dsim_3.1, whole genome shotgun sequence includes the following:
- the LOC6739468 gene encoding gamma-secretase subunit pen-2, with product MDISKAPNPRKLELCRKYFFAGFAFLPFVWAINVCWFFTEAFHKPPYSEQSQIKRYVIYSAVGTLFWLIVLTAWIIIFQTNRTAWGATADYMSFIIPLGSA from the exons ATGGACATCTCAAAAGCACCAAATCCGCGAAAACTGGAGCTGTGTCGCAAATACTTCTTTG CTGGCTTTGCATTTCTGCCCTTTGTGTGGGCCATTAACGTTTGCTGGTTTTTCACGGAGGCCTTCCATAAGCCACCATATTCGGAGCAGAGCCAAATAAAGAGAT ATGTTATATACTCCGCGGTGGGAACTCTTTTCTGGCTGATAGTACTGACTGCCTGGATAATAATATTCCAGACAAATCGCACAGCTTGGGGCGCCACAGCGGACTATATGAGCTTCATCATACCCCTAGGCAGTGCATAA
- the LOC6735081 gene encoding otefin, protein MADVDDFDSLSNAELRAKMLAQGLPNIPVTDSSRKVLVKRLRASIGGQASPAASPKKTTRRETLAPATTAPSAPAASSTPVDKLDGNKVAPATKARRTITAAEAKEPVRRLPEEAVRRRPEEGQRIWPEEPIAGRKPTTAAAAQPIQTRRTSTSSGSERKVVESLRKPETIVEEPASLKRADREEKYLKVNSLIVLESDEEEDEQLVQAADLVEQEHAARQKTTKLASSGTTTYEYKSKVVEPPRRQVYEATAAPVLPPSVPSARAQATSSTRPYDYASNPAPGRYSSFVRTAAQGYVTAEAPPVASYSSNYNRTYANELSDDNDSKEDQYESTFARNLARLRAERIGDRISPYSRRTLASGNAGSGSLGYEPRARRSLRPNDNSVSEAFNRWCNSLEQKYHIKSKLFIVLVVLLLIGVYCIFY, encoded by the coding sequence ATGGCCGACGTGGACGATTTTGATTCGCTTTCCAATGCAGAGTTGCGCGCCAAGATGCTGGCCCAGGGGCTGCCCAACATCCCCGTGACGGACAGCAGCCGAAAGGTTCTAGTAAAGCGCCTGCGCGCCTCCATTGGTGGCCAGGCGTCGCCGGCCGCCAGTCCCAAGAAGACCACCAGGCGGGAGACCCTGGCACCCGCAACTACGGCTCCATCTGCTCCGGCGGCATCCTCAACGCCGGTGGACAAGCTGGATGGCAACAAGGTGGCACCCGCCACAAAGGCTCGTCGCACAATTACCGCTGCAGAGGCAAAGGAACCAGTGCGTCGACTCCCCGAGGAAGCTGTTCGCCGACGCCCCGAGGAAGGCCAACGCATATGGCCCGAGGAGCCTATTGCCGGCAGGAAGCcaacaactgctgctgctgctcaaccCATACAGACCCGGCGCACTTCCACCTCCTCTGGGTCTGAAAGGAAAGTAGTGGAGTCCTTGAGGAAGCCAGAAACCATTGTCGAGGAACCGGCTTCCTTGAAGCGCGCTGATCGAGAGGAGAAATACCTTAAGGTCAACTCCCTGATTGTCCTAGAGTCGGATGAAGAAGAGGACGAGCAGCTAGTCCAAGCTGCAGATCTCGTAGAGCAGGAGCACGCGGCCAGGCAGAAGACCACGAAGCTCGCAAGCAGCGGGACCACTACGTACGAGTACAAAAGCAAGGTTGTGGAGCCTCCACGCCGACAGGTCTATGAAGCGACAGCAGCTCCTGTTCTGCCGCCATCTGTGCCATCTGCCAGAGCGCAAGCCACCAGTTCCACCAGGCCCTATGACTATGCGAGCAACCCAGCACCCGGTCGCTATAGCAGTTTTGTGCGTACTGCAGCCCAAGGCTATGTGACTGCCGAGGCTCCGCCGGTGGCCTCCTACTCATCCAACTACAATCGTACCTATGCTAACGAGCTAAGCGACGACAACGATTCCAAGGAAGATCAGTACGAAAGCACTTTTGCCAGGAATCTAGCTCGTTTGCGAGCCGAACGGATTGGAGATCGCATCAGCCCGTATTCCAGACGCACTCTGGCCAGTGGAAACGCGGGTAGCGGTTCTCTCGGCTATGAACCGCGTGCCAGGCGCTCCTTGCGCCCGAATGATAACAGCGTATCCGAGGCCTTTAATCGTTGGTGTAACAGCCTGGAGCAGAAGTATCACATCAAGTCGAAGCTGTTCATTGTACTCGTCGTCCTTTTGTTAATCGGTGTCTATTGCATATTCTACTGA